From Streptomyces chrestomyceticus JCM 4735, one genomic window encodes:
- a CDS encoding helix-turn-helix domain-containing protein → MPEEFGDALRRLRREREVSLRTLAQLVHYSKGYLSKIENGEKPPTGDVARRCDAALAADGTLARLLSARTPGDRCPYPGLAAYTAEDAPWFFGRERATAALVGRLAERLEAAGPLVVAAPSGAGKSSLLRAGLLPALRAGALPGSRHWAVRVLTPGAHPLSGLAAALAGTGAAGPETDPDTGAGTGTGTAAATTAAATAEALADAPDQCPAAVRAALGARPRLVLVVDQFEEVFTACEDPRERRAFVAALCAAARDAPCAVVLCVRADFYGQCLDHPPLAPALSAGIFALRPMSVAEVRAAIVRPAREAALELEPGLEELLLADLGIHEDDGPVIGGALPLLAHALLGTWQQRTGRTLTVAGYRLTGGLHGAVATTAERVHASLDPAERRAARQVLLRLVQVGEIAGETRRRVPRERLLEHLPDPEKTAAVIDVFVRARLLTLDADTVEITHEALLRAWPRLRGWIRADRAGLVVHQRLSEAAGAWKREGREAAGLYRGTRLAVAREWAGQQGEDAGLSPLEEEFLEASQAREAAAARAARRRVRRRRRLAGTLAVLLVLAVCAGVLAVQQWRTAETGRLDAYAGELAARSGQVAAGQPEAAILLAAEAYRLRPSPASRSALLSTQARPFAGRLTGHQGPVNAVAFSPDGGLLAGGASDGTVRLWDPRTRRPLGTAIRAGATRVRGVAFSPDGALLAAGAADGSVRVRDPGRRGPVTTVPGTGASGGAAGEVAFAPAGPGARAGATGATGAPRTQVLAVTGAGGSVTLWNAPGMRRTARLPGLGGGAGGKVTFSPDGRLLARGDANGRVRVWRLPRSLTASAPGSALSDAARPASPTVLADRTGHGSGVVAVAFSPDSATLAVGGTDRTVTLYDTRDMTVTGRLTGHNDDINALAFSPDGDALASASGDGSARLWEVATRRTVAAFTGHSDYVLAVAFAPDGRTLATGSFDRTLALWNPSGAALTARPVSGRSAVAFAPGGRQLAAAGTDGSVQRWDVRSRTQLGPPLGGHHGPVRGLAYSRDGRTFATAGADGTVRLWDAASGSRKGVLTGARGAVFAVAFSFDGRQLAGASEDGTVRLWDLARGGSAVLTQHDDFVNGVAFSPDGRLLASASDDRTVRLWDAVTHRPVAVLRGHTGAVWAVAFSADGRTLASAGNDRTVRLWDLRRYRAAGVLRGHTGSVRDIAFAPRGRQLATVGFDGTVRVWDTAARTPTATLTGHTDVVWSVAYAPDGRTLASTGADGSVRLWDLDARRVAGRICPLVGRTGPARWRELLPDVPYDSLCDH, encoded by the coding sequence ATGCCGGAGGAGTTCGGGGACGCGCTGCGGCGGCTGCGGCGGGAACGGGAGGTCTCCCTCCGGACCCTGGCGCAGTTGGTGCACTACAGCAAGGGCTATCTCAGCAAGATCGAGAACGGTGAGAAGCCGCCGACCGGCGACGTCGCCCGCCGCTGCGACGCGGCGCTGGCCGCGGACGGCACGCTCGCCCGGCTGCTGTCCGCCCGCACGCCCGGCGACCGCTGCCCGTATCCGGGGCTGGCCGCCTACACCGCCGAGGACGCCCCCTGGTTCTTCGGCCGGGAACGCGCCACCGCCGCCCTGGTCGGCCGTCTCGCCGAACGCCTGGAGGCCGCGGGCCCGCTCGTCGTGGCGGCCCCGTCCGGCGCCGGCAAGTCCTCCCTGCTCCGGGCCGGTCTGCTGCCCGCCCTGCGCGCCGGCGCCCTGCCCGGCTCCCGGCACTGGGCGGTACGTGTCCTGACGCCGGGCGCGCATCCGCTCAGCGGGCTGGCGGCGGCGTTGGCCGGGACGGGGGCCGCGGGCCCGGAAACGGATCCGGATACGGGTGCGGGCACAGGTACGGGTACGGCCGCCGCCACGACGGCCGCCGCCACCGCCGAAGCCCTCGCCGACGCCCCCGACCAGTGCCCCGCCGCCGTCCGCGCCGCCCTCGGCGCCCGCCCGCGCCTGGTCCTCGTCGTCGACCAGTTCGAGGAGGTCTTCACCGCCTGCGAGGACCCCCGTGAGCGGCGGGCGTTCGTCGCGGCGCTCTGCGCGGCCGCGCGGGACGCCCCGTGCGCGGTGGTCCTCTGCGTACGCGCCGACTTCTACGGCCAGTGCCTGGACCACCCCCCGCTCGCCCCGGCCCTGTCCGCCGGGATCTTCGCGCTGCGGCCCATGTCCGTGGCGGAGGTGCGCGCGGCGATCGTCCGGCCCGCCCGGGAGGCCGCGCTGGAGCTGGAACCGGGCCTCGAAGAGCTGCTCCTGGCCGACCTGGGCATCCACGAGGACGACGGCCCGGTGATCGGCGGGGCACTGCCCCTGCTGGCGCACGCCCTGCTCGGCACCTGGCAGCAGCGCACCGGCCGCACCCTCACCGTCGCCGGATACCGCCTGACCGGCGGCCTGCACGGCGCCGTCGCCACCACCGCCGAGCGGGTGCACGCCTCGCTGGACCCGGCCGAGCGGCGGGCGGCGCGGCAGGTGCTGCTGCGGCTGGTACAGGTCGGCGAGATCGCGGGCGAGACCCGCCGCCGGGTGCCGCGCGAGCGCCTGCTGGAGCATCTGCCGGACCCGGAGAAGACCGCCGCCGTGATCGATGTCTTCGTACGCGCCCGGCTGCTGACCCTGGACGCGGACACCGTGGAGATCACCCACGAGGCGCTGCTGCGGGCCTGGCCGCGGCTGCGCGGCTGGATCCGGGCCGACCGGGCCGGGCTCGTCGTCCACCAGCGGCTCTCGGAGGCGGCCGGAGCATGGAAGCGGGAGGGGCGGGAGGCGGCGGGGCTCTACCGGGGCACCCGGCTGGCGGTGGCCCGCGAATGGGCCGGGCAGCAGGGGGAGGACGCCGGACTCAGCCCGCTGGAGGAGGAGTTCCTGGAGGCGTCGCAGGCGCGCGAGGCGGCCGCGGCGCGGGCCGCGCGCCGCCGGGTGCGCCGCCGCCGCAGGCTCGCGGGCACCCTGGCCGTGCTGCTCGTCCTCGCCGTGTGCGCGGGGGTGCTGGCGGTCCAGCAGTGGCGTACGGCGGAGACCGGCCGTCTCGACGCGTACGCCGGTGAACTGGCCGCCCGCTCGGGCCAGGTGGCCGCCGGGCAGCCCGAGGCGGCCATACTGCTGGCCGCCGAGGCGTACCGGCTGCGCCCGTCCCCCGCCTCCCGCAGCGCGCTGCTCAGCACGCAGGCGCGGCCGTTCGCGGGCCGACTGACGGGGCATCAGGGGCCGGTCAACGCCGTCGCGTTCAGCCCGGACGGGGGCCTGCTGGCGGGCGGTGCCTCGGACGGCACGGTACGGCTCTGGGACCCCCGCACCCGCCGCCCGCTGGGCACCGCGATCCGGGCGGGGGCGACGCGGGTCCGCGGTGTGGCCTTCAGCCCGGACGGCGCGCTGCTCGCGGCGGGCGCCGCGGACGGCTCGGTACGGGTACGGGACCCCGGCCGCCGGGGCCCGGTCACCACCGTGCCCGGCACGGGCGCGAGCGGGGGCGCGGCCGGGGAGGTGGCCTTCGCGCCGGCCGGTCCCGGCGCACGGGCCGGGGCGACCGGCGCGACCGGCGCGCCCCGTACACAGGTCCTCGCCGTCACCGGCGCCGGCGGCAGCGTGACCCTGTGGAACGCGCCCGGCATGCGGCGGACGGCCCGCCTGCCCGGCCTGGGCGGCGGCGCGGGCGGCAAGGTGACGTTCAGCCCGGACGGGCGCCTGCTGGCCCGCGGCGACGCCAACGGCCGGGTCCGGGTGTGGCGGCTGCCGCGCTCCCTGACCGCCTCCGCGCCCGGCAGCGCCCTGTCCGACGCCGCCCGCCCCGCCTCCCCCACCGTCCTGGCCGACCGCACCGGGCACGGCAGCGGCGTCGTCGCCGTGGCCTTCAGCCCGGACAGCGCGACGCTCGCCGTCGGCGGCACGGACCGCACGGTGACGCTGTACGACACCCGCGACATGACCGTCACGGGACGGCTCACCGGCCACAACGACGACATCAACGCCCTCGCGTTCAGCCCCGACGGCGACGCCCTCGCGTCCGCCTCCGGTGACGGCTCCGCGCGCCTGTGGGAGGTCGCCACCCGCCGTACCGTCGCCGCCTTCACCGGGCACAGCGACTACGTGCTCGCCGTCGCCTTCGCCCCGGACGGCCGCACCCTGGCCACCGGCAGCTTCGACCGGACCCTCGCCCTGTGGAACCCGTCCGGCGCGGCGCTGACCGCCCGGCCGGTGTCCGGGCGGTCCGCCGTCGCCTTCGCGCCCGGCGGGCGGCAACTGGCCGCCGCGGGCACCGACGGCTCGGTCCAGCGGTGGGACGTACGGTCCCGTACGCAACTGGGGCCGCCGCTGGGCGGCCACCACGGCCCGGTGCGGGGGCTGGCCTACAGCCGGGACGGCCGCACGTTCGCGACCGCCGGGGCCGACGGGACCGTACGGCTGTGGGACGCGGCGAGCGGCAGCCGCAAGGGCGTCCTGACCGGGGCGCGCGGGGCGGTGTTCGCGGTCGCGTTCTCCTTCGACGGGCGGCAACTGGCGGGGGCGAGCGAGGACGGCACGGTCCGGCTGTGGGACCTCGCGCGGGGCGGCTCGGCCGTCCTGACCCAGCACGACGACTTCGTCAACGGCGTGGCGTTCAGCCCGGACGGGCGGCTGCTGGCCAGCGCGAGCGACGACCGTACGGTACGGCTGTGGGACGCCGTCACGCACCGCCCGGTCGCCGTCCTGCGCGGGCACACGGGCGCGGTGTGGGCGGTGGCCTTCAGCGCGGACGGGCGCACGCTCGCCTCGGCGGGCAACGACCGCACGGTGCGCCTGTGGGACCTGCGCCGGTACCGCGCCGCAGGAGTGCTGCGCGGCCACACGGGCTCGGTGCGCGACATCGCGTTCGCGCCGCGCGGGCGGCAGTTGGCCACGGTCGGGTTCGACGGCACCGTACGCGTCTGGGACACCGCCGCCCGTACCCCGACCGCGACGCTCACCGGGCACACCGACGTGGTGTGGTCGGTGGCCTACGCGCCGGACGGCAGGACCCTGGCCAGCACCGGCGCGGACGGCTCCGTACGGCTGTGGGACCTCGACGCGCGCCGGGTGGCCGGGCGCATCTGTCCGCTGGTCGGCAGGACCGGGCCCGCGCGCTGGCGGGAGTTGCTGCCCGATGTCCCGTACGACTCGCTGTGCGACCACTGA